The Ignavibacteria bacterium genome has a segment encoding these proteins:
- a CDS encoding T9SS type A sorting domain-containing protein translates to MNSKFTINFCLLIIIFSCSISYSDTTSNWKKLSTPISTHLRKVFFVDSLSGWVGGDSGIIIHTNNGGNNWQVQSSGIESEIRDIFFLNNRLGWGIAWSYSEETPIGSVILSTTNGGSFWRISDFPEENVFLNCIHFVDSSIGFLGTGNGTILRTIDGGINWEKTKITTGPYSNFPILDFKFITKQFAFANGGIRDVGGVIWRTGNFGLDWDSGPVGPEPILQIDAIDSNYIVGVGGDYEFGAGVVISSDAGISWDYRSLEIFGFAHSVSFRKPTEGWSTIGIEKKFLLTRDSAKTWEVIPTIDSTAIYELQFVDSLTGFAVGERGTVLKYKYKPPIVNSIDDAVLTTPIGHKLFQNFPNPFNPETVIRYQLMVNGHVSLKVYDILGREVATLVDEIKDAGFYHFPFSIRQLTDHFPLSNGIYFYQLRAGSYLETRKMIILK, encoded by the coding sequence ATGAATTCCAAATTCACAATAAACTTTTGTTTACTGATTATCATATTTAGTTGCAGCATCTCCTATTCAGATACAACTTCTAATTGGAAAAAATTATCCACTCCCATTTCAACACACTTGAGAAAAGTTTTTTTCGTTGATTCACTTTCCGGCTGGGTTGGCGGGGACTCTGGAATTATTATCCACACAAACAACGGTGGAAATAACTGGCAAGTTCAATCAAGTGGAATCGAATCAGAGATAAGAGATATTTTTTTTCTCAATAATAGACTTGGGTGGGGAATTGCATGGAGTTATTCTGAAGAAACTCCAATCGGTTCAGTTATTCTATCAACAACAAACGGAGGGAGTTTCTGGCGCATTTCTGATTTTCCCGAAGAGAATGTTTTTTTGAATTGTATTCATTTTGTAGATTCTTCAATCGGATTTTTGGGAACTGGGAATGGAACTATTCTACGAACAATAGATGGTGGAATTAATTGGGAAAAAACTAAAATCACTACTGGTCCTTATTCTAATTTTCCAATTTTGGATTTTAAGTTTATTACTAAACAATTCGCCTTTGCTAATGGAGGAATTCGTGATGTAGGAGGAGTGATTTGGCGAACTGGAAATTTTGGACTCGATTGGGATTCTGGACCCGTTGGACCTGAACCTATCTTGCAAATCGATGCCATTGACTCGAACTATATTGTGGGCGTAGGAGGTGATTACGAGTTTGGAGCCGGTGTTGTAATTTCATCTGACGCTGGAATTTCTTGGGATTATAGGTCTCTCGAAATATTTGGATTTGCACATTCTGTTTCTTTCAGAAAACCAACAGAGGGCTGGTCTACGATTGGAATTGAAAAAAAATTTTTACTAACAAGAGACTCGGCAAAAACTTGGGAAGTAATACCAACAATTGACAGTACTGCGATATATGAACTTCAATTTGTCGATTCGCTTACTGGTTTTGCAGTCGGTGAACGCGGTACTGTACTCAAGTATAAATATAAACCACCAATTGTTAATTCTATTGATGATGCCGTTTTAACTACTCCGATCGGTCATAAATTATTTCAAAATTTTCCTAATCCTTTCAATCCCGAGACAGTTATTCGTTATCAGTTAATGGTTAATGGTCATGTTTCACTAAAAGTCTATGATATTCTAGGAAGAGAAGTGGCGACACTAGTAGATGAAATAAAAGATGCCGGCTTCTATCATTTTCCATTTTCCATCCGTCAGCTGACGGATCATTTTCCATTATCCAATGGGATTTATTTCTATCAACTTCGTGCAGGCTCTTATCTTGAAACAAGGAAGATGATTATACTAAAATGA